ATCAGACCAGAGGTCAGTTGTTAATGACACAGACGACTGGGTCTTCAGTTTCTCCAAAACAGTTTCCTTGACCTTCCTTACCAACTCTGGTATTTGCCTCTCAGAAACTGTTCTTCTAGAGATTGGTCTGTATTTACTATCCATGACCTCAagaaagtgtttaaaatgtccattttcCACAAGTGAGATAGGCAGACAACACCCAATGATCAAATCTTGAACAATGGCTTCACTGATGGCTTGTTGCCTTGGCGATTGTGGGCTGTAGAGCTGCACTTTCTGGGTAAATGATATCGTTGGCTGTGTGACATCAGTCTGTTGCCTTGACTTGTACTCTCCAAGAACCTAAAAAATAGGAAAGAGGAATCAGTATATCTGGTCATGTGTACATCAATTACATCAAAAGAACAATCTTAAAAATATGTAGCAACTTCATAAATGTATGTCAAACATGTGTAATACTGTTACTGCTGATGAAGACACGTGTGGGTAAACAACACAATGTAAATCAATGGTATTTTGGCCATCATATTTTCAAATCGATAAACAAGGAAGTTACATGACTGATACGGTATGAGCCTTAGAAAGCGCACTAGTAAGAAGTTATTTGATCTGCAACTGTAAATTGGAacttaaaaacactgcatttgCTTACTTCTGTTAATATGTTAATTAATTAGTGTttgcaaaaacttttgagctACAGCAGATGTGGGAGTGTATCAGGcgggacattttttaaatatgtaggaCAATGTACTCGCGTGCTGCGAGTACattggtctcgagaccaagaccgatctcgagtactacaacactactctgtggatctgtttgcacgatatgcaaactgatgggtgttgAAAGTGGGGGGTGATGGAAGACCTTTTTGGCacagggatgattgtggctggttttaggcagggggggtgACTGCTATGGCCAGGGAGAGGTTAAAGATCCTGGTGAGactcagggtgagctggtgggcacacgctctgatcaccttgccaggtgcTCCGTCTGGTCtagcagccttcctggggttcattGCCAAGAGCACAcaccgtacctcatgctcctggacagtgagtggggtgcagcctggtggggggggcaggactggagcagatgggtggtcctgaggtgtctcaaagcgagcaaagaaacagttaagttcctctgctagtgacacactcaggtctcctgcagtcacatcacagcctctgaagtttgtgatgttctgaatgccctgccacacctcccgtgtgttattgctggacagatgggactctattctcctcctgcagtccgccttggcttttttaattcctcttttcaggtcaactcgagcagcactgtacagagctctgtcgcctgacctgaaggcagcatcacgggtttgaggagtgaacggacctggctgttcatccagggtttctggttagggaaaacccggatgtttttgctaacagtcacatttctgatacagaacttaatgtagtccagtaccgtccgtgtgaatgtttccaggtcctcgtgttcgaataagtcccagtctgtgtatgcaaagcagtcctgtaggtaggagagtgtgtttttacagtaggcctggctctccatCTGAGAGGGGTGTAGGCAGTAAGGAGAGATGATCGGACCAACCCGAGGTGGGGGGGGTTTGGCTCTTAagtgtgcttaatgttggagtaaacatggtccagagtgttctcccctcttgtagaacatttgacatgttggtggaatttcaggagtacagtctttaagttggccttgttaaagtctcctacgataataagaacaccgtcggggtggacccgctgctgttcatTAATggtgttcagcaggagagagagcgccatgctaacattagcatcgGAAGCtctatacacagctgtgacgatcactactgttagctctctagGTAGAAGAAAAGGCCGACaccttacagacatgtactcgaggtctggggaacaatgtttgtctatgattgttgcgttgttacaccagtcctcatgtcCCCCTATTATTAATACACTTAAAAATTAGTTCGACTTTGCAACAAACTAAATGACTATAAAAGTGATTACTTTCAAAGATTGATCTCAATGAAGGGGATTTATGTTTCAGCTCCAGAAACATGGCTGACCCAATGAACATGACTTCATCTTCCAACCAGACCTGTGATGTTGTCGACACATCAGCCAACCCTTTCTTTATGCTGGTCTACAGTCTGGTGTTTCTGGTAAGCTTCAGATCTTCAGATGGTGCTCTGTTAGAAACTGGTTAAATGTTCCTGGTTCATGTACCAAAGTCCTGCTCTCcatcctctctgtgtctcttcaGGTGGGTTTATCCCTCAATGGCTTCATTATGAGCGATCACTTCTGTGGAGCTCGGCAGCAGGCCTCAAACAGCTTGATGGTCTACATGAAGAACCTGACAGCTGCTGACTCcctgctctgcctctgtctACCACTCCGAATCACCCACTATGCCAGCAGCTCTGTCATCATTCAGAGGCTCTACTGCACATTTGGATCTTCTGTCTTCTTCCTCAACATGTACACCAGCATCATCTTCATGGGGTACATCGCTGCCAACAGGTGAGGAACCTTTACTGATGGCACACTGTAGCTCATGACAAtgttaaaaacagaacaatgaGTTAACTCCAAACCTGCCCTCCAGATGACGTTGTCTACTGCTTCCCTTCATTTCTCTCTTCAGGTACCTGAAGATCGTtcatccttcaggaactcaCATCCTGCAGACAGTACGAGCTGCTCACATCATCTCCGTGGTCACCTGGGTTTGTCTCCTGGCTCCAACTGTTACATACAACATCCTGTTTTTCATAACCCAGAAACCTCTGACCTCCAACCCCAGCCACTGTGGTCCTCTCTATAGTGCATCAGTCAGCCAGCTTCAGAAAATCATCCACATCTTCTCTGCCATCGTCTTCCTGTTGGTCCTCGCATCCCTGgtcttcttctactacagcGTCTCCCGCAGGGTGTTCCTGGCACAGCAGAGGCAGCTGACCTCCTCTGGCTCTGAGAAGCTCGTAAAGTCTCGCAGGAACATGTTGGTTCTTGTCTCCatcttctgtgtttgttttgtcccCTATCACTTGGTTCGTCCTCCCTTTGCTTTTCTGTGGagcagctgctctgtgggtctGTTGTTTCATTACCTGAAGGAGGTGACCACCATGGTGTCAGTTTTCAACGTCTGTCTGGACCCTCTTGTTTACTTTTTCCTCTGTAAGACTTTTCGGGCCCAGGTGAGAATGGCCTCCAGGAGGACCAACATCCAACATGGAAAGAAGGAGCATGAGAGCAGCAAGGAGCAGCTGGACATCATTACAGCAGCAGGGAGTCAAACCAGTGAGCTTTAAGGAAAAGTTCAACATTTTATAAAATGCACAGATTTGATTTTGCTTTGAGAGTCAGATGAgactttaaatcatttttcacaacaaaaacaaacaataaacaattTCTCTTATCAGTTCCACTGACATGAGAACGCATTTATGTGATTTCATCACACACGTGCCTTATTTGATTTGGAATATATCCAACAGCGTGAAAACAGAAGCATTaggataaaaagcattacaacattatgtTCAAAGTGTTtcaccaacagcagctgttttacgtgcagtctgtgcacacgcagcaagcacaaagaggcggagccattaCCAACACAGTatgctcaggtggagcgaaaggaaacgtttttctagcatccaaagcagcagcgcttctCGCTGTAATCACcgttaaaacctttactttgaaacagttggaggtccttcatcaaccacctgatcggcaggtgaagaaaagagaactttgtagctgctccatccaccctgtttgtttcacacagcaaaaaatctgcaatatggaagttaaaatatgcagatgaactgttaatatgaaaaagtatttctaatcagatcattcgattaatcaatggaataactgatagttgcagccctatttttCTGTACTGCTATCGATATATTGTATGAATAATCTCCATCTCCTGTAACAGTTAGTTGATGAGGACTGCCAGAGTCCGGCTGGCTCAGAGGTTCTCGCACACCTTgtagttgtattttatgttaaaatgttaaaatattaatagtattgtggtggccacatatatgcacatttcacaccagaatgccccaagctcttattgcgaagagagagaccggaatagatagggaaaaggtgggagagaggcctgggataaaagggcttgactcctccttttgcaggagttatatttggagttctagtttgttgtgagtttacctaataaagctgagactacatacctgctcgtgtctccttccaccgactcctacattggtgaccccgactaaagaacatgtctgctgacgccAGCTCAGCGGCCGCggccgccgtttcctcaccagccgccgccgtttctcccgctatttttgcggccacggtcaagctcccggagttctggcagcacgatccagagccttggttccagcatgtggaggcccagtttcacctccgcgggatcacctcagacgacaccaagtattaccatgtcgtcgcggcgctggactctgcttctacccagccggctgatgggactgctccgggacccgccgcctgctaacaagtatggagcgctgaaggagaacctgctgcggatttatcagctttcagacgaagagcgggctgagcgcctgttgtccctgaatggcttgggagatggtaaaccctccgagctgatggagcacatgctggctctgctcggcccgggcgacgcttcgtttctctttacgcatctgttcctgcgccagctcccccctcccgtgcgcaccgcgctagccagctccgctctgatacgggccaaggattaccgcgggctagctgaagaggcggacaagattttgctggcatccaggcattccggtgtgcatgcacttttaccgagtgcggctctacaagggacggaggctagagaagctggtgctgtggccgccgtcgcagagcgccggaggaaggagagcgtgctctgcttctatcatcgccggttcggagtgaaggcgagcgctgcattccgccgtgtaccttccagcaccagggaaacgagagggccggtgctcactagcagctgtgtgcgctggcagctcggacaagctgctcttcattgaggacactgcttcgggacgccgtctgcttgtggactcgggtgctcagcgtagcatcatgccggcttcagctgcggacgccttgggacaatgtcacggacccctgctggacgcggtgaa
This window of the Archocentrus centrarchus isolate MPI-CPG fArcCen1 unplaced genomic scaffold, fArcCen1 scaffold_45_ctg1, whole genome shotgun sequence genome carries:
- the LOC115777251 gene encoding P2Y purinoceptor 14-like; the encoded protein is MADPMNMTSSSNQTCDVVDTSANPFFMLVYSLVFLVGLSLNGFIMSDHFCGARQQASNSLMVYMKNLTAADSLLCLCLPLRITHYASSSVIIQRLYCTFGSSVFFLNMYTSIIFMGYIAANRYLKIVHPSGTHILQTVRAAHIISVVTWVCLLAPTVTYNILFFITQKPLTSNPSHCGPLYSASVSQLQKIIHIFSAIVFLLVLASLVFFYYSVSRRVFLAQQRQLTSSGSEKLVKSRRNMLVLVSIFCVCFVPYHLVRPPFAFLWSSCSVGLLFHYLKEVTTMVSVFNVCLDPLVYFFLCKTFRAQVRMASRRTNIQHGKKEHESSKEQLDIITAAGSQTSEL